Genomic DNA from Comamonas resistens:
CTTGTTGTCCCCGGTAAGCATGATGGAGCGAATGCCCATGGCTTTAAGCCGTGCAATGCCTTCGCGTGCATCGCGCCTAGGTTCGTCTCGTAGCGCGATAAGCCCCAGCACCTGACGAGACTGCTCATTGAACAGGACCGAGACCGTTTTTCCGCTCTGTTGCAGCGTTTCAATACTGGATTGATGCGCATCGGACAGGGCTGCCGCCTGAGCAGCATGCAAGGGGGACCCGACGGCAAATCGCTGCCCGCCGACAGTCGCATGTACAGCCTTGCCCGCCGTCGCAGACGCATCCAGGGCATCAGGAATGACCAACTCCGCAGCCTGAGCGTGCGTCACGATAGCCTTGGCCAGAGGATGATTCGATCCCATCTCGACGCTGGCCGCCAGCATCAAGACCTGATCTTCCCCGCCTTCGCGGAAGGCCACCACATCTGTGACGCGCGGCTTGCCTTCCGTCAGAGTGCCGGTCTTGTCGAAGGCGATGGCTCTTGCGCGGCCAATGATCTCCAGGGCGTTACCCCCCTTGATCAACAACCCGCGCCGCGTACCAACTGCCAGACCCGATGCAATCGCTGCGGGAGTCGATAACACCAGGGCGCAGGGACAGGCGATCAACAACAGCGCCAACCCGCGGTACAGCCAGGTCCCCCAATCGCCGCCCATGATCAGCGGGGGCACCATTACGATCAATGCCGCAATCACCATGATCGCCGGCGTGTAATAACGACTGAACTGCTCGATGAAGCGCGCGGTAGGCGACTTGGCCGCCTGAGCCTGCTCTACCAATTGAATGATACGAGAGATGGTGTTGTCGGCAGCAGCTTTTTCCACTTGGACCTGAAGGGTGCCATCGACGTTGATAGAACCTGCGAACACACTTTCGCCGATCGCTTTCGGCCGGGGAACGGACTCCCCTGTGACAGGGGACTCGTCGAGACTGGACATGCCCTGTACGATCACGCCATCTGCCGGCACACGGTCACCCGGTCGAATCAGCACACGGTCATCTACGCCCAGCGATGCGGCCGGCACCTCGCGCTGGCCACCTTGCGGGTCGAGCAATACAGCGATCTTGGGCACTAACGATGCCAAGGCTTTGATTCCCGCGCGCGCCCGGCCTGCAGCCACGCTTTCCAGCAGTTCACCCACCGAGAACAGGAATACCACGGCGGCCGCTTCTTCCGCTTCGCCAATGACCAGCGCGCCGATGGCTGCCACGGACATCAGCATTTCGATCGAGAACGGAGAGCCAGACAACGCCAGCGCGAAGGCCTTGCGCACGAACGGAAGCACGCCCGCAACCACTGCGGCAGCGAAGATCCATTGCCCATATCCTGGAATAAGATTGGCAATGACGTAGGCCGCAGCCATCAACGCGCCAAGACCTACGACGTGCTTGCCTTTCCTGCTCTGCCACCAACGCGGGCTGTCGGCCACCGGAGATGGGTTGGGCATAGCAGTAGTGCCCTCCGAGTCTTGGACGGCGGATACGCCAAAGCCCAGGCTCTTGACGGTCTTTTCAATGTCGTTGGCTTTGGTCGCCGCGCCGGGAGCCAGTGTCAAGCCAAGAGTTTCAGAGGTGAAATTGACTCGCACATCGGACACCCCAGGCATCCGCGCCAGAGCGGTTTCGATTTTTGCAACGCAGCTCGCACAATCCATACCCTCAACACGCATGGACAGATTCGGGGGGCTTGCGGGAGGTGCCCTGAAAGCAGAAGATTGATCGCCATGCTCATGCGAGCAGCACGCTCCCTCCACATGGCTATGCCCTTCGCTGTGGCTATGGCCGTGATCGTGGTTGTGACCATGACTTGTGTGCTCATGGCCATTGCATCCAGCATGATCATGAGCGGAATGGCCGTCCTGACTCTTACGCAGATGTGCAGCCGGCTTGACTGGTGCATGAGAACCAGGCAATTCCCGCGCATCAAATCCCAGCGAGCGGATCTTGTTGGTGACGTCCGCGCCCGAGGTTGGGCTGGCCGGGCTCCGCGCCAATGTCAGGGTTTCCGCCGTAAAGTTGACCTCGACTTCCGAGATACCGGCCATGCGTTGCAGGGCCGTTTCGATCTTCCCGACGCAACTCGCGCAGTCCATGCCTTCCACCTGAAAGACAAGCTGCTCATTGGTTTCTGAGGCAGCCTCATAGGGTCTTGACGACATCACAATCTCCTTTGCTCACCGATGTGCTGGCGTTAGTGCGAGTCAGCGACACCATCGATGAGCAAATAATAGCACACATGAACATGTGTTCATATGATTGATGCCAAAGCCCCACAGGGAGCGCAGAAGTTCTGATCTTCACCTAGCCGGATCATTCGGCAACCATGCATCCATGAACCCCTTTACCACCGGGCATTGATGCAGCCCCGTCGAGTTACCTGGGCATCTCGGTTGCTAGTCTTCTGTGTCGTCTTCGGAGACATGGCTTGCCATGTCAAGCAGGACTTGGCTCACGTGCATGTCGGCCACCTCGTAAAAGACTTGTTTTGCCTGGCGCGTGCCCTTGACCAATCGGGCACCGCGAAGCAGTCGAAGATGGTGACTGACCAGTGACTGTGAAAGATCAAGGCATTCAGCAATCTCTCCAACCGACGAAGAACCATCGAGACAACACAGCATGATCTTGAGCCGAGACGGATCACCGAGAAGGCGGAATGTTTCCGCCAGAATCGTGATGTCGTTTTGCGACAGTTCCGACAACACAATGCCATTTTGCGTTGCATCGCGCTGCTTGGAGAACTGCTGCTTGTTTACGGAAAGCGGCGAGTCATCAGCCTGTTTTTTTTTCGAAGTCATTAAAAAATTCCTGAATACAAACTCGAAATGCCTGTCCTGCTGGTGAGAAGCGCAAGGAAACCGCAATCACGTTTCACAGGGTCAATTTTAAGCCATAGGGTAGATCAGTCGCCTACCAGAGTCACCCGCCGCTGCAAGCGGTACCCTTACTTCATGGCAAGACCCTTGCTTTTCTCAGATCGTCACAGTGCAACTGGACATCGCCCGGGCAACGCTGGTCTACCGAGCCCGCCGCTACGGCATCCCCCAAAGTCGAGTGCGCAAGCCATGAAGCTCTCGACGTCAGCAACGGCCTCAGACTACTCATCCCGCCAGCCCTGATGCAAACATGATCAGGCCGGAAACGATCAACAAGCCCAGTACAACCTGTCGGAACCGAAGATCCGACATCCCCTTATACATCCGCGTTCCCAGAAAGGTGGGGATCAGCATTGCCGGCGCCACGATGGCGAACAAGGGCAGTGTGCCCTTAGTCACTAGACCGGATGCGACATACGTTGCCATGATGACGACAAGCATGGCGAGGTTGAAGTTCTGGATGACCGCGCGCTGTTCTTCTCTGGGAAAACCTCGCAGCACGCACCACAGAGTTGGGATCACGCCCGTGAAACCACCAAATCCGCCCAACACACCGCCAGCCAAGCCAGCGGCGGCATCAGCCAATCTGCCGCCGAAGGCAATCTTGGGAATCCGCTGGGCGAACAGCATTGTTGGGCACCAGACCAGCAATATGGCACCCATGCCAATCTTGAAGGTATTCGCATCAACCATGGGCAAAAGCCAAACGCCGACAGGAATTCCCGCCAGCCCTCCCAGCACGAAGGGAAGCAGCAACCTTGAGCTGAAACCGCGCCGGACTGAAAATGCGGCAATCAACTGCCCCAGAAGGCCGCCAAACACTGTCAGCGCGGCGGCTGTCTGTGGATCGACCGCCCACACCCAGAACGACATCGCTACCAAGCCAAAAGCGAACCCAGAAAGTCCCTGAACGAAGCCGGCCACAACCGCGCCCGCAGCAACCACGAAGTAAACAGTCATTATTTTTTGAAATCAGAATATCCAATTAGCGAGATACCAAACAAAAACTGCCCGGACTGGCTCCCAAAAAATCAATCTATAACGGGTTCGTTATCGTAGCCGAGCGCTCCATGCGAGCGTCATGGCCCCCAGGCCCCGAGCACGAAGGAGGCAATCCGAGCGAGTGCTGAGGCCGTGCTGAGGCCCTTGACCTTTCAATAATGAAAGGCTTTAGCCTCTTTGACATCAAAGAGTCAAAGAGAGAACGCGATGAGTGCATCTGCGGAAATGAGAACCGGAGCCAGCGCGGCGACCATCAGCCTTCCCAGGTTGTAGTCCCCCAGAAATCCTAAGACGTCCCATCGTGGAAAGTTCAAGCCCAGCGTCTTCCCTCATCGGTCACGTCGGCGGCAATCGGCGTCTATCCCATCTCAAGAGCGGCATGATCTTCGCCAACGTCCGCGGATAGCGCCTGTTGGCTGGCTCGCTTGGTATTGCAGAAACTGCGCCGGTAATCCGAAGGCGAGGTTCCGAGTTGCGCACTGAACTGCTGGCGCAGCGACAGGGGTGTCCCGAAGCCTACTTCTGAGGCGATGCACTCGATAGGCATCTCTGTGGTTTCGAGCAACTGCTGGGCACGTGCGACCCGCTCGGCGTTGACCCACTTGATGACGGTGGTGCCTGTGGTTTCCCGGAAACGCCGGGTGAAAGTGCGTCGGCTCATCTTCGCGACCTCGGCAAGCATATCGACCGACAGCGGCTCGGCCAGATGTTCTCGTGCCCATTCCAGAACCCCCGGTAGCCGGTTCTCGCTCGGGATCTGTGGCACCGGCCTCTCGATGTACTGGGCCTGGCCGCCCTGTCGGTGCGGCGGTGTGACCAATTGCCTGGCCATGCGGTTTGCCGCATCGGAACCGTGCCGCTCACGAACAAGTTGCAGGCAACAGTCGATCGCAGCCACCGTGCCGGCCGAGGTGACGATGTTTTCATCGGCGACGTACAGCACATCGGGGCGAAACAGCGTGTGCGGGAAACGCTGAGCAAAGACGTCTCGCGCGACCCAATGGGTTGTCGCCTCACGGCCATCGAGCAGGCCCGCGTCGCCCAACA
This window encodes:
- a CDS encoding heavy metal translocating P-type ATPase — its product is MSSRPYEAASETNEQLVFQVEGMDCASCVGKIETALQRMAGISEVEVNFTAETLTLARSPASPTSGADVTNKIRSLGFDARELPGSHAPVKPAAHLRKSQDGHSAHDHAGCNGHEHTSHGHNHDHGHSHSEGHSHVEGACCSHEHGDQSSAFRAPPASPPNLSMRVEGMDCASCVAKIETALARMPGVSDVRVNFTSETLGLTLAPGAATKANDIEKTVKSLGFGVSAVQDSEGTTAMPNPSPVADSPRWWQSRKGKHVVGLGALMAAAYVIANLIPGYGQWIFAAAVVAGVLPFVRKAFALALSGSPFSIEMLMSVAAIGALVIGEAEEAAAVVFLFSVGELLESVAAGRARAGIKALASLVPKIAVLLDPQGGQREVPAASLGVDDRVLIRPGDRVPADGVIVQGMSSLDESPVTGESVPRPKAIGESVFAGSINVDGTLQVQVEKAAADNTISRIIQLVEQAQAAKSPTARFIEQFSRYYTPAIMVIAALIVMVPPLIMGGDWGTWLYRGLALLLIACPCALVLSTPAAIASGLAVGTRRGLLIKGGNALEIIGRARAIAFDKTGTLTEGKPRVTDVVAFREGGEDQVLMLAASVEMGSNHPLAKAIVTHAQAAELVIPDALDASATAGKAVHATVGGQRFAVGSPLHAAQAAALSDAHQSSIETLQQSGKTVSVLFNEQSRQVLGLIALRDEPRRDAREGIARLKAMGIRSIMLTGDNKRTGQAIATALGMECEAELLPQDKLRLINDMKRDGKVAMVGDGINDAPALATADVGIAMGGGTDVAIETADAALLKSRVVDVAHLVALSRATMANIHQNVFFALGLKGLFLVTTVLGVTGLWVAVLADTGATALVTLNALRLLRFKGAAAVDSDGDDGGVAAAPILMPATVGR
- a CDS encoding ArsR/SmtB family transcription factor; amino-acid sequence: MTSKKKQADDSPLSVNKQQFSKQRDATQNGIVLSELSQNDITILAETFRLLGDPSRLKIMLCCLDGSSSVGEIAECLDLSQSLVSHHLRLLRGARLVKGTRQAKQVFYEVADMHVSQVLLDMASHVSEDDTED
- a CDS encoding sulfite exporter TauE/SafE family protein — encoded protein: MMTVYFVVAAGAVVAGFVQGLSGFAFGLVAMSFWVWAVDPQTAAALTVFGGLLGQLIAAFSVRRGFSSRLLLPFVLGGLAGIPVGVWLLPMVDANTFKIGMGAILLVWCPTMLFAQRIPKIAFGGRLADAAAGLAGGVLGGFGGFTGVIPTLWCVLRGFPREEQRAVIQNFNLAMLVVIMATYVASGLVTKGTLPLFAIVAPAMLIPTFLGTRMYKGMSDLRFRQVVLGLLIVSGLIMFASGLAG
- a CDS encoding GlxA family transcriptional regulator, whose protein sequence is MAPIRVAVLAFEGVSLFQLSVPALAFGVVNGPPDFPAYEVRYCALTPGRVTSDQGLVIEVPDGLWAMYDADIIVVPAWSDPEIPAPAELIEALRQAHDRGTMIVGLCLGAFVLGDAGLLDGREATTHWVARDVFAQRFPHTLFRPDVLYVADENIVTSAGTVAAIDCCLQLVRERHGSDAANRMARQLVTPPHRQGGQAQYIERPVPQIPSENRLPGVLEWAREHLAEPLSVDMLAEVAKMSRRTFTRRFRETTGTTVIKWVNAERVARAQQLLETTEMPIECIASEVGFGTPLSLRQQFSAQLGTSPSDYRRSFCNTKRASQQALSADVGEDHAALEMG